ATCAAACTAtagttgattgttttcatggagtggttTGATTTCGACCTGTTGATAGACCCAAGTAGAATTTTTATAGCAAGAGTTCCCAAGGTAAAATTCCTCTGGTATCTTCTCTGAAAATGTCTCAGCTTTTATTTAGCAGGGATGAGGTTTTCTTATTTATGTTGTTGATGTCTCTTAAAAAGAGCAATCTTTAACTAATATTTTTGTTGCTAAAGAGTTCCCAAATGTATTTttcgatgagattcctgatttttctCCTCATCGAAAAGTTgaatttagtattgatcttgtatCGATGACTgcacctatttctaaagctcttTATCCCATGAAACCTttgaaattgaaagaagaattgCAAGATCTTCTCGACAAGGGATATATTTGACCGCATGTATCACCTTGAGGAGCtttagttttatttgttcgaaagaaagatgatactatgcgaatgtgtattgattataggcagCTAAATATCGGAATTAAGACAATAATCTGCAATTGTATATGTGGACATGAATAATCATTCCTCTTTTAGATAGCTTTTGGGTGGAGTTAGACTGAAGTCCATGAATATCTTAACATAGTATCAGAGACATGTTCATCGTTATGTTTTGGACCACCCTTATGGGTCACCCGCTAACAttttgtaaacttcacgcttCAGTTGTTTATTTTTGGAAGTGATAGAGTGTGTTAGATGTCTCACGTCAAATGAATTAAGTTATTGAGAGTTATATATTTAGGCATTGTTTGGTACAgatgataggataaacatgtgatatataatataaggataagttaaaaataaataagatgtatgatattatatttaatgtttggtatggttttaataagagtgattaaatttatatattagattgtaatgacaaaattaacattatcataataaattttataatttcaaagttttaattgagttcatatttcttatctgtTCATGCGTCGACAGTACttgtatgatttatttattttcacctaattttatatattatataatatgataattgagccattgattttgtgagtcaagtcaaatatcaatttttaaggttaatcgagtggtactaataattttattcatatttataaaaatcatttatataattatctcgagttcATGGTACAcatgataaaataaacatgtgatatattatataattatcatattatataatatataaaaatatttatttgattttaatttctacctactagcagagatttataaaaatcatttatataattatcatctaGTGATACTAATTTAGAACTTAATCATATATAgagtttaagatttttatatattgaggacaattaagtcatttgtggtgttttttatcattaaattaaaattatcgcATCTTATAAAAGGAATATTTTATccttatataaaattatttatcatgaGCTCATGATAATAAAAGACACCAAACGTGGGATAATgatgattatttatcaatctctcTTATCCAGTGTACCAAACTATACCTTAGACTTGACATTCGTTTTGAGCTAATTTTTGGAGTGAAATTATGCCCAAGTTCATAATCTTAACATAGATAAATTGCAAGCTGGTTCAAATGTTTGCCCTTCATCGCCGTCAACAGCCATAAGGTCAACATTCAACAACCCCTCATGCCTTGTTTAGGTTAAGTTAGATGGCATAAATAAACTTCCCATTCTCCCTCTgctttggaaaaaaaattgtatatttgaTCTCTGTTCACGACAATCCATCGGCAATGGCTTCCATTCCTAAGACCGCAGTTTCCCCAGCCCATGATTTTATTCGCAGCACCAGATCTTCACAGCACCCCATCATTTGCTCTGTTCATCTCCGCTACCGAACCCCTGCTTCTGCTATTGTATTTTCATCTTCAAACTTAAGCATGCGCTTCGACCACCCCATTCGATCCCCCTCTTTGATGTAAGATTTATTATTGTCGCgattcattttttattattatggtTTTGAGTAGGTTTGGTTTCTGTATGTTTCTAAATGTTTGATCTTTAATATGTTGATTCTTTCCTGAAGATTCCATAAATTTGCTGTTTTGTTCTATCTTCTTTGTCCTCCTTTCTTTCTTTGTTCTTTTTGGTATTTCTGTGTCTAGCTATAGACTATGAAGGGACGTGTTAACCTTTACAATGATATCGATGTATGCTCTCTGGAATTTGAACTCCATAAAATAGGTCTGTCTCTACATTTCCATATCAATTTGCTTCTTGCTAATTTACTACCAATGAGTCAGCGTCAAATGCTCAAGAATTGATGGGAATGGAAGCAGTGCCGAGAAAACCAGTCTTCATGATCTTTATGAGAAGGAAGGGCAGAGCCCATGGTATGATAATCTATGCCGTCCTGTTACGGATCTTATCCCATTTATCCAAATTGGTGTCAGGGGCGTAACCAGCAATCCAGCGGTAAATTACCCCTTCCCTTTTCAATGCTATCTTTCTTCTTCTAGATTTTCTTGCTTTTCGTTGACAGAACAACTTTACTATGTATATCGCAGATCTTCCAGAAAGCAATATCAACTTCTAGTGCATATAATGATCAATTCAGGTAATTGTGGcgatttaatttttatatttttcaattacTGGAATATTAGCTGAGTACCTGGAATGTATGTTTTTCTTCTATATGTACTCGTTTACGAGTGGTCAATACATTTAAGGGGAGGGGAAATTAAGTGCAATACTTGTTTTTCAGTTTTGTTGTCTTGACATGGTGCCTACTCTGAATCATGGTAGTTGCATTTTGTCAAATAAAACTTCAGGTTCTAAAACTATTTTTCAAATCTGAACTCTAGCTTAAGAGCATAAACGAAATGGCATTTAGCGGGATTCACACGGAGATACCTAATCAAACTTCGATAAGTGACCTAACACAATTGACTCTTATTATTGGAGCTTTTTGTCCATTTCATGATGATTCACCTATCTCTAAGTTAAATGGTAGACTAAGCACACATATCTAATGAGTTTGGTTTGCAGCGAGCTTGTTCGATCTGGAAAAGACATAGAAAGTGCGTACTGGGAACTTGTGGTGAAAGATATCCAAGATGCATGCAAACTGTTTGAGTCAATTTATGATCAAACAGATGGGGGTGATGGATATGTTTCTGTCGAAGTTTCACCCAGGCTTGCTGATGATTCTGAGAACACAATAGAGGCTGCTAAATGGCTTCATCGATGGGTTGATCGTCCTAATGTCTATATAAAAATTCCCGCCACAGCTTCGTGTATCCCTTCCATTAAGGAAGTCATTGCACGAGGAATAAGTGTTAACGTGACAGTAAGATCATTCTCTGCATTCCTTTATTGGACTGAATTACTGATAAGGACTTTTTGGGACTTTTGCTTTAAAATGAAGTTTTTGGGACACTAACGTGCCGCAAGATGATGTAGTATTCATATGTCGTGCTGCTACTGCAGATGCAGACACATACTTGATCTCATTCCTTTGATGAAGCTAAATTTTTTGCCTTTTTAtgaaaacatgaaacacatttctaatttatacaagaattatttttaaaactcttaattaaactatttaaaaaattaagaaagAGAATATATACATTAAAACTTGTTTGTGAAAGGAAAGTATatcttaataaaattaaatttgttgCTGAGTGATActttagaaaaatatattatcccTGTTAATAATAATTTGATGTTATATACCAATGATATATCATATTCTGCTTGTaatgatgaatttgaaattctttGACTTGTTTGGACGAACAAAGTTCAAGTGATTTCAAATGCATTTTATATTAGGTTAAAAAATTTCAGTAGTAATTGCGATGGACTTCAAATACACCCAAAATATGTATAATTTCATGTATAATTTCAAATACATTCCTTAAATCTTTCCTCAAATCAGATATCTTCTTCAGTTCAAATCCATCAATGCTAATGCAACCTTAGAGAATACATATATATGAGATACTAAAGATTATTAGATTTGAAGTTGTGAAGGGGAGTAGGAAATATAATTTATCAAATTCACCCTCTGGCACATATGGTGTGATGAAAGTTAGTGTTAGATTATAGATAGTAATGGATGTTCAGACCTTTATATTAATCTTAGATGCTGATATTGATCATGTCAACATGTGCAGCTGATATTCTCGCTTGCTAGATATGAAGCAGTGATTGATGCTTACCTGGACGGTCTCGAGGCGTCTGGGCTCAGCGATCTTTCCCGAGTGACAAGTGTTGCTTCTTTCTTTGTTAGTCGAGTTGATACCCTAGTTGACAAGATGCTGGAGAAAATTGGAACACCTGAGGCACTTGATCTCAGAGGGAAGGTAATCAATATTAATTGGAGTACAGGAGTCTCTTGGAACCTGTGTCATGaagtatattattttatttgacaGGCTGCGAATGCTCAAGCAACTCTCGCCTACCAGCTATACCAGAAGAAATTCTCTGGTACAAGATGGGACTCTCTGGTAAAGAAAGGAGCCAAAAAGCAGAGGCTTCTGTGGGCCTCAACTAGTGTTAAGAATCCAGCTTATCCGGACACTCTATATGTGGCTCCTCTCATTGGACCAGACACTGTCAGCCATCTTATCCTTTTATTCTGTCTACTAGAAGAGGGTATCATTTTTGACTTCATTTGATATTATGGTACTTATTAATTATAGGTGTCCACCATGCCTGATCAAGCACTCCAAGCATTTATTCATCATGGTTCTGTGGCAAGGACAATTGACTCTAAAGTGTCCGAAGCTGAAGGTATATATGGTGCCCTCGAGAAGTTGGGAATCGACTGGGGCTATGTTGGTTCGCAGCTTGAGCTGGAAGGAGTGGATGCCTTTAAGAAGAGCTTCGATAGCTTGCTTGACATCCTGCAAGAGAAAGCAAATTCTCTTAAACTAGTCGGTCTCTGAATCCGTTTGGTTTCTGAAGCGTTGTGTACTGAATAAAGCGAGGCTTCCAGCCTGGGTTGGAATTATTGCAAGTGTTGTTATGTGTAAACGACTGTTACCTGAGAACATATTACAGTTTTCGGAGTGTGACTGATGCGTGTTATTTTTTTAAGGTAATCATTTTCCTAAAATGTCGAAAATATTTGTAGAGTGGTGTGTATCTTTGGGTTGATCATCAAATTTATGGTCAGTttcaaacttaaaaaaaaaaaaaaaactcatcaAATATATTGAAATACATTACATAAGttcatttttcaaattaaaaagaaaTGCCCCGCACCATAACTTTTCCTTTAATATACACTACCATGACATTCCAGTCACTCTAGGGCGAACGGTTAATAACTCCCCGTCTTCAAACATAACTTTCTCATCATTCTCTATTTCTTCAAATGTTTGTTTGAGTTTCCTAATCATTTAAATTTTCCATAATTACTCTCAATCTTTATAATTATGGTACATAACATTGTTATACATATCGAACATGTTCTTAAAGACATATATAGCCCAAAGACATGCAACTACACAAGATTTCAGCCTATATATCATTAGGGGTGAGCattcggtcggttcggttaccgaccgaaccgaattaaccataaccgaaccgaaccgaaatatttagacataaccgaaccgaccgaattaattttcataactgATGAACaccgaaccgaattaaaatCGGTTAATTCAGTCGGTGACTGAATTAACcgattagttttaaaaaaaattgtgatttaactttaattatatatgtaatttttcttaaacactACAATCTATACAagtgcataaaaacataaaatcacacacatcacaaatgtataagttttgtttgaacacaattaataaatattatatcgattttaaattttaaaattaaaaaatatataaaatttgataaataataaaatttattacataataatatttattatatcggttaattcggttaaccgatttcaaaattttgaaaaccgtaaccgaaccgaattaaccgatataaccaaatttttttaatttgaaaaccgAATTTCCGAAATAACCGAACCAAATTTCTGAATTGGCTCGGTTcggtcggttaattcggtttaacCGAAATTTCGCTCACCCCTATATACCATGTTGTAGATGAtcgattgttttttttaatggcTGAACATTCTTCCATATAATAAATTGAACATTTTACCTCTTTGACCCCTATATACCATGTTGTAGATGAtcgattgttttttttaatggcTGAACATTCTTCCATATAATAAATTGAACAGTTTACCTCTTTGACTGGAATGTCATCGGATTGTATCACTATCCACCGAGTTTTATAGACTTCTCCTCACATTCCAACTACACAGTCGCAACAAATAGTTTCTAACGTAGATTCCTTCAACATCACATAGCACAACCATGTTTCGTTTTCAACCTCAAGACGTATAGTAAAAAGTTCAATTTGAAAACAATACACGAGAATGACAGTAAGGCTgtctttttattcaaacatacaaattattattaca
The Primulina tabacum isolate GXHZ01 chromosome 9, ASM2559414v2, whole genome shotgun sequence DNA segment above includes these coding regions:
- the LOC142556376 gene encoding uncharacterized protein LOC142556376; this translates as MASIPKTAVSPAHDFIRSTRSSQHPIICSVHLRYRTPASAIVFSSSNLSMRFDHPIRSPSLIVKCSRIDGNGSSAEKTSLHDLYEKEGQSPWYDNLCRPVTDLIPFIQIGVRGVTSNPAIFQKAISTSSAYNDQFSELVRSGKDIESAYWELVVKDIQDACKLFESIYDQTDGGDGYVSVEVSPRLADDSENTIEAAKWLHRWVDRPNVYIKIPATASCIPSIKEVIARGISVNVTLIFSLARYEAVIDAYLDGLEASGLSDLSRVTSVASFFVSRVDTLVDKMLEKIGTPEALDLRGKAANAQATLAYQLYQKKFSGTRWDSLVKKGAKKQRLLWASTSVKNPAYPDTLYVAPLIGPDTVSTMPDQALQAFIHHGSVARTIDSKVSEAEGIYGALEKLGIDWGYVGSQLELEGVDAFKKSFDSLLDILQEKANSLKLVGL